One Novosphingobium sp. EMRT-2 DNA segment encodes these proteins:
- a CDS encoding ATP-binding cassette domain-containing protein yields MPQGNRRGAGRAGAWWLLDSAGAVAVALALAILVGRRAEGHPALVWVLLLLAGGALRAFAVARARVSGQIAANAEKRMVRQDLHRALLPTRLQRARLVGEDLHLAVDAVDVTEGLTARFSPLRLAATVSPFLIALAAAPASVVAAGIMLVTLAPFGLAMVLAGSAARRAADAQHQALSRLSGLFVDRVRTLPAILAFGAEARVAAHLGTASADVARRTLAVLRIAFLSSAVLEFFAALSVALVAVYCGFSLLGLLPFPAPEHLTLTRAFFVLALAPEFYLGMRRLAAAYHDKQTGEAALAAIAAERARMPAPVATQTVPSAATALAARGLVLRHPEGAAIAVPDADWRGLGFHAITGPTGAGKSSLLLALIGHVLVEQGILTRHGTPFVPGALNPAIGWAGQSVALVPGTLRDNLVMTDTPPDEAATLILLGRLGLGTMIGSRGGLDAPLDHRGSGLSGGERRRMGLARAILSGRPILLLDEPTADLDADTARAIRAILADQAARRLVIAATHDADLIAMAGSICRLS; encoded by the coding sequence ATGCCTCAAGGAAACCGCCGCGGCGCGGGCCGCGCCGGCGCCTGGTGGCTTCTGGACAGCGCGGGCGCCGTGGCGGTGGCGCTGGCGCTGGCCATCCTCGTCGGTCGGCGGGCGGAAGGCCATCCTGCTTTGGTATGGGTCCTCCTCCTGCTGGCGGGCGGAGCCTTGCGCGCCTTCGCCGTGGCCCGCGCGCGCGTCAGCGGGCAGATCGCCGCCAACGCGGAAAAAAGAATGGTGCGACAGGATCTCCACCGCGCGCTCCTTCCGACAAGGCTGCAACGCGCACGCCTCGTCGGCGAGGACCTACACCTCGCCGTGGACGCGGTCGATGTGACAGAAGGTCTCACCGCGCGCTTCTCCCCCTTGCGGCTGGCGGCAACCGTTTCACCCTTTCTTATTGCGCTTGCCGCCGCGCCCGCAAGCGTCGTCGCGGCCGGCATCATGCTGGTGACATTGGCGCCGTTCGGCCTGGCCATGGTGCTCGCCGGATCGGCCGCGCGCCGCGCCGCCGATGCCCAGCACCAGGCGCTGTCGCGGCTTTCGGGCCTGTTCGTCGACCGCGTCCGCACCCTGCCGGCGATCCTGGCGTTCGGGGCGGAGGCGCGCGTGGCCGCGCACCTCGGCACCGCCTCCGCCGATGTTGCGCGGCGCACGCTCGCGGTGCTGCGCATCGCCTTCCTGTCGAGCGCGGTGCTGGAATTCTTCGCCGCGCTCTCGGTCGCGCTGGTGGCGGTCTATTGCGGTTTTTCGCTGCTGGGCCTGCTGCCCTTCCCCGCGCCCGAACACCTCACGCTGACGCGTGCCTTTTTCGTCCTCGCGCTCGCGCCCGAATTCTACCTGGGGATGCGCCGTCTGGCCGCCGCCTATCACGACAAGCAGACCGGCGAAGCCGCGCTGGCCGCGATCGCCGCAGAACGCGCGCGGATGCCGGCCCCGGTGGCGACGCAGACCGTCCCCTCGGCCGCGACCGCGCTGGCCGCGCGCGGGCTGGTGCTGCGCCATCCCGAAGGCGCGGCGATCGCGGTGCCCGACGCGGACTGGCGCGGCCTCGGCTTCCACGCGATCACCGGCCCCACAGGCGCGGGCAAGTCCTCCCTGCTGCTGGCGCTGATCGGCCATGTCCTGGTCGAACAGGGCATCCTCACGCGTCACGGAACGCCCTTCGTGCCCGGCGCGCTCAATCCCGCGATCGGATGGGCGGGGCAGAGCGTCGCGCTCGTGCCCGGCACGCTGCGCGACAATCTGGTGATGACCGACACGCCGCCCGACGAAGCCGCCACCCTGATCCTGCTCGGGCGGCTGGGACTGGGCACGATGATCGGATCGCGCGGCGGGCTGGACGCGCCGCTCGATCATCGCGGCAGCGGACTTTCGGGCGGGGAACGCCGCCGCATGGGGCTCGCGCGTGCCATCCTCAGCGGCCGCCCCATCCTGCTGCTGGACGAACCGACCGCCGATCTCGATGCCGACACCGCGCGCGCGATCCGCGCGATTCTGGCCGATCAGGCTGCGCGCCGCCTTGTCATCGCCGCCACGCACGACGCCGATCTCATCGCCATGGCAGGGTCCATATGCCGCCTCTCCTGA